CTCAGCTCTCCCAGCTCGCTACCCTCAAGGCCGATAAAAAATTATTGGTGCAATGGGAAATGTTACGCAAAAAAAACAAACTATTTACCAACCTGGAAGAGGCGCTTAAAACCCCCGCTCAAGTATACAAGTTAGAGTTACACAGCTTGCGCCAAATACCCGTACAAAAACTCAAAAAGCTCAAAAACCTAGAGGTGTTAAAACTCAACAACAATGCTTTGCGCACCCTGCCCAAAGAGCTGGGCAGCCTTAAAAGCCTCAAAGAGCTGCATTTGCAAAATAACTTGCTAAAGACGGTTCCCAAAGAAATTGGAGACTTGCAACAGCTAAAAAAGCTTAACCTGAAAATGAATCGGGTAGAAGGTTTGCCCAAAGAGTTGGGCAAGCTAAAGCAGCTTGAGCAGTTAGACTTGTACAACAACCGCTTAAAAACAGTACCCAAAGAACTGGGCAAACTCACTGCCTTAAAAAAGCTTGACCTATCGCGCAACCGTTTACAAAACCTGCCCCAGGAGTTAACGAATGCCCAGGCGCTTGAAAAACTGAACCTGCGAGGCAATGCGCTGACCCAACTGCCCAAAAACCTGGGCAACTTGCAACAGTTGAAGCGGCTGAACCTGGATGCTAACCGTTTGGTTGGCTTACCTGAAAGCCTGGGCAAGCTTAAAAACCTGGAAAGCCTGGACTTGCGAGAAAATGCGTTGAAAAAACTCCCGGAAAGTTTGGGTGGGTTAGAAAAACTCAAAAACTTACAATTGCGCAAAAATGCCCTGACCAAATTGCCCGAAAGCATTGGTAAGTTACAAAACCTAGAGAGCCTGGAC
This sequence is a window from Microscilla marina ATCC 23134. Protein-coding genes within it:
- a CDS encoding leucine-rich repeat domain-containing protein, with translation MQLKIKPLLPQNRNYLIVALWLISLLMSTTAVAQPPQLLTEAALAKEKVYTSWQRALKDPTKVYRLDLSGQKLKAISRNIHVFTRLQELKLAQDQLDSINSEVTALTNLQIVDLSHNQLGKLPEFLFKLRHLHTLNLAHNQIKELPTGIARLNKLKYLNIVGNPIKKLPAELTQLSQLATLKADKKLLVQWEMLRKKNKLFTNLEEALKTPAQVYKLELHSLRQIPVQKLKKLKNLEVLKLNNNALRTLPKELGSLKSLKELHLQNNLLKTVPKEIGDLQQLKKLNLKMNRVEGLPKELGKLKQLEQLDLYNNRLKTVPKELGKLTALKKLDLSRNRLQNLPQELTNAQALEKLNLRGNALTQLPKNLGNLQQLKRLNLDANRLVGLPESLGKLKNLESLDLRENALKKLPESLGGLEKLKNLQLRKNALTKLPESIGKLQNLESLDSWGNALEGLPESIGGLKKLKKMNLAYNQLTELPESLGKLENLQTLNLWNNSTLQKLPKSLGNLKNLQSFKMQFDKLPLGERNLLQNNLVNTKVRGLKF